The Longimicrobium sp. genomic interval GACCTCCTCGACCTTGGGAAGCGCCGGGTGGTCGCCGTACACCGAGCTGGAGCTGGCGTACACCAGGCGGCGCACGCCGTGGCGGCGCAGCGCCTGGAGGAGGTTCACGAAGCCGTCCACGTTGTTGCGGTGGGTGGCCTCGGGGTCGTCGATCGAGCGGGGAACCGAGCCGAGCGCGGCCTGGTGCAGCACCACGTCCACGCCGCGGCACGCCTCGTCCAGGTCGGCGGCGCGGCACAGGTCGCCCTCCACGAAGTGGAAGCTCCCCGAGCCGGACCCCGACGCCGCGGCGGCGGCCTCGAGCAGGTTGCCGCGGCTGCCGGTGCTGAAGTTGTCGAGCCCCACCACGCGCTGGCCCAGCGACAGCAGCTCCTCGACCAGCGCCGACCCGATGAACCCGGCCGCGCCGGTGACCAGCCAGGTGCGCGGCGCCCCGCGCACTTCCCGGCGGACCTCCTGGAGGCGCGTCATACCGGGGCGGGCTGCAGACGGGACGCCGCCTCGACCGTGCCCGGCCGGGTGAGCCCCACCACGCGCGCCCCCGCGCCCGAGCCGCTCCGGCGCAGCACGCCGCGCGTGTCCACCACCAGCTTGGCCAGCGCGCTCACGCGGTTGTAGTCCACGCTGCTGTGGTCGGTGACCACCACCACCAGGTCGGCCGAGGCCAGCGCCTGGTCGGTGAGCGGCACCGAGTGCAGCGGCAGCCCGCGCAGCGCCGTGTCGCCGTCGTCGCGGATGACGGGGCAGAAGGGGTCGTGGTATTCCACCTGCGCGCCGCGCTCCTGCAGCATCCGGATGATCTCCAGCGCCGGGCTCTCGCGCAGGTCGTCGATGTCCTTCTTGTAGGCCACGCCCAGCACCAGCACCCGGCTCCCGTTCACCGCCTTGCGCTCCTCGTTCAGCGCCGTGGCGGCCTTGTGCACCACGAAGGCCGGCATCTCGGCGTTGATCTCGCTGGCCAGGTCGATCATGCGGGTGCGGAAGGCCAGGCTGCGCATCTTCCACGACAGGTAGTGCGGGTCCAGCGGGATGCAGTGCCCGCCCAGGCCGGGGCCGGGGGTGAACTTCATGAAGCCGAACGGCTTGGTGGCCGCGGCCTCGATCACCTCCCACACGTCCACGCCCAGCTTCTCGCACGCCTGCGCCAGCTCGTTGGCCAGCGCGATGTTGATCATGCGGAAGGTGTTCTCGTACACCTTGGTGAGCTCGGCCGCCTCGGCGCTCTCCACCGGCACCATGGCCTCGAAGATCCCCGAGTACAGCGCCATCCCGGCCTGCAGGCAGGCGGGGGTGATGCCGCCGATGACCTTGGGGGTGTTGCGCGTGTGCCACACCGCGTTCCCCGGGTCCACCCGCTCGGGGCTGAAGCAGAGGAAGAAGTCCTCGCCCACCTTCAGCCCGCTCTCCTCCAGGATGGGGAGAACCACCTCGCGGGTGGTGCCGGGGAAGGTGGTGCTCTCCAGGATCAGCAGCTGCCCGGGGCGCAGCGCGTGCAGCACCGCGTGGGTGGCCGCGATCACATAGGAAAGGTCGGGGTCCTTGATCTTGTTCAGCGGCGTGGGCACGCAGATCGACACCGCGTCGCACTCGGCCAGGCGGGTGAGGTCGGAGGTGGCCTGGAGCAGCCCCTCGCCCACGAACGCGCCCACCACGTCGGCGCTCACGTCGGCGATGTGGCTGTACCCGGC includes:
- a CDS encoding nucleotide sugar dehydrogenase; amino-acid sequence: MSVSHEDLLDGIRQRQAVVGVIGLGYVGLPLAVEIARSGYRCIGFDITQPVVDGVNAGYSHIADVSADVVGAFVGEGLLQATSDLTRLAECDAVSICVPTPLNKIKDPDLSYVIAATHAVLHALRPGQLLILESTTFPGTTREVVLPILEESGLKVGEDFFLCFSPERVDPGNAVWHTRNTPKVIGGITPACLQAGMALYSGIFEAMVPVESAEAAELTKVYENTFRMINIALANELAQACEKLGVDVWEVIEAAATKPFGFMKFTPGPGLGGHCIPLDPHYLSWKMRSLAFRTRMIDLASEINAEMPAFVVHKAATALNEERKAVNGSRVLVLGVAYKKDIDDLRESPALEIIRMLQERGAQVEYHDPFCPVIRDDGDTALRGLPLHSVPLTDQALASADLVVVVTDHSSVDYNRVSALAKLVVDTRGVLRRSGSGAGARVVGLTRPGTVEAASRLQPAPV